A genomic region of Gemmata massiliana contains the following coding sequences:
- a CDS encoding M61 family metallopeptidase produces MLRFALVVFALAAFPPLTFAQNIELSVDAAEVSRKVIHVREVIPTAPGPIALHYPKWIPGRHRPVGQIANVTEFRVRAGGKAIDWKRDDADPFTINCMVPDGATSIEVNFDLLLAAGAEGGAMFMTVASPKVMTMNWNDVLVYPKLAKPLDLTFDATVKLPEKWKYGTALVPREEKDGRVAFKEATLETLIDSPLLAGENVRIVPIGAGQEGQRHRVVLACDSPDGLEVPEATLKAWNKLPGEAAALFGPAKPYRDYTFLLGLSNHIPRAGIEHHQSSDNRLAELALVKAGERKAAATLFPHEFVHSWNGKFRRPADMIMPDYQKPQQTRLLWVYEGLTNYLGWLLAARSGLLTAEDARDYLAMTAARMTNVKARGWRPLDDTAAAASTLFDATGSWRSARRAVDFYDEGTLLWLEVDVLIRTQTKGAKSIDDFCAAFFGNGTGTPVVRGYNLENVIDTLNAVAERDWKAYFARRVEVPAETPPLEGITEGGWKLSYTEKPTDLFTTMEGLAKGVNLTDSVGFAVSGEGLVGDIVPNSAAAKAGLAPGMKLIAVNGRRFATDNLKTAVAATKTGGKLELLAESGDFFKTHALDYKDGARYPRLEKAEGKTDVLAEVIKSKTK; encoded by the coding sequence ATGCTGCGTTTCGCGCTCGTTGTGTTCGCCCTCGCTGCGTTCCCGCCGCTGACCTTCGCACAGAACATCGAATTGTCCGTCGACGCGGCCGAAGTGTCGCGCAAGGTCATCCACGTCCGCGAGGTGATCCCGACCGCACCGGGGCCGATCGCGCTGCACTACCCTAAGTGGATTCCGGGCCGGCACCGGCCGGTCGGTCAGATCGCGAACGTGACCGAGTTCCGCGTGCGGGCCGGCGGGAAGGCGATCGACTGGAAGCGCGACGACGCGGACCCGTTCACGATCAACTGCATGGTGCCGGACGGCGCTACCTCGATCGAAGTAAACTTCGACCTGCTACTCGCGGCCGGAGCCGAAGGCGGGGCGATGTTCATGACGGTCGCGTCGCCGAAGGTCATGACGATGAACTGGAACGACGTACTCGTGTACCCCAAACTGGCGAAGCCGCTGGACCTGACGTTCGACGCCACAGTGAAACTGCCGGAGAAGTGGAAGTACGGCACTGCATTGGTTCCGCGTGAGGAGAAAGACGGGCGTGTCGCGTTCAAAGAGGCCACGCTGGAAACGCTCATCGATTCGCCGCTTCTGGCGGGCGAAAACGTGCGCATCGTTCCCATCGGCGCGGGCCAGGAGGGGCAACGTCACCGCGTGGTGCTCGCGTGCGACAGTCCGGATGGTCTTGAAGTGCCCGAAGCGACGCTCAAGGCGTGGAACAAGTTGCCCGGAGAGGCCGCAGCCCTGTTCGGCCCGGCGAAACCGTACCGCGACTACACGTTCCTGCTCGGGCTGAGCAACCACATTCCGCGTGCCGGGATCGAGCACCACCAGTCGAGCGACAACCGGTTGGCAGAACTCGCGCTGGTCAAAGCCGGCGAGCGCAAGGCCGCGGCCACACTATTCCCGCACGAGTTCGTTCACTCGTGGAACGGCAAGTTCCGGCGCCCCGCCGACATGATTATGCCCGACTACCAGAAGCCCCAACAAACGCGGTTGCTGTGGGTCTACGAGGGACTGACCAACTACCTCGGGTGGCTGCTCGCAGCGCGCTCCGGGTTGCTCACCGCGGAAGACGCACGCGACTACCTCGCGATGACGGCCGCGCGCATGACGAACGTGAAGGCACGCGGGTGGCGCCCGCTGGACGACACCGCCGCGGCCGCGAGTACGCTCTTCGACGCGACCGGGTCGTGGCGCTCCGCGCGCCGGGCCGTGGATTTCTACGACGAGGGCACGCTGCTGTGGCTCGAAGTCGACGTGCTCATCCGCACGCAAACGAAGGGCGCGAAGTCGATCGACGACTTCTGCGCGGCCTTCTTCGGGAACGGCACCGGAACACCCGTGGTACGCGGGTACAATCTCGAAAACGTGATCGATACACTCAACGCGGTCGCCGAACGCGACTGGAAAGCGTACTTCGCGCGCCGGGTCGAAGTGCCCGCGGAAACTCCCCCGCTCGAAGGCATCACCGAGGGCGGCTGGAAACTCTCTTACACCGAGAAACCCACCGATCTGTTCACCACGATGGAGGGACTCGCGAAAGGCGTCAACCTGACCGACTCGGTCGGCTTTGCTGTGAGCGGAGAGGGACTCGTGGGTGACATCGTGCCGAACTCGGCCGCGGCGAAAGCGGGGCTGGCTCCGGGCATGAAGCTGATCGCGGTCAACGGGCGCCGGTTCGCAACGGACAACCTGAAGACCGCCGTCGCTGCAACAAAGACCGGCGGGAAGCTCGAACTACTCGCCGAGAGCGGCGACTTCTTCAAAACGCACGCGCTCGATTACAAGGACGGCGCCCGCTACCCGCGCCTGGAGAAAGCCGAGGGCAAGACGGACGTTCTGGCCGAGGTTATCAAATCGAAGACGAAGTAA
- a CDS encoding DUF1573 domain-containing protein, whose translation MVIIAATFAAGAGVVAARWMKQNAEPAPPAPEQTLLTVDSSSLDFGEVWETDKFDWAVPVTNRSANSVDISRWGSSCNCTAVQPSSLRLSPGETKTITVRLDLTQTLYYQQAAQPVAVSLLPIVAEQNSRRSWQLSGTVKPLLRKQPNLVFGPLSAAAQPLSPLQTALSFVQPIETVSVECDSPYVTAVVVPSRDDAVRSDVRVEFRFARTIPFGTHPFKLALRGTFSSPRSEYSTQLQGNVSVVTDVQAQPAEALFAARTVGETCEEEIRLISLTGRPFRIESLTPQGAGLTVQRVNDEPRFVVRQQIVEGSQTKNSVVAVVVVEGGKQALTVPVISTGVVPPPTARKGTEK comes from the coding sequence GTGGTGATTATCGCAGCCACCTTTGCTGCGGGCGCCGGGGTGGTCGCAGCGCGGTGGATGAAACAGAACGCAGAACCAGCGCCTCCCGCGCCTGAACAAACGCTACTGACCGTCGATTCCTCTTCGCTCGATTTTGGCGAAGTGTGGGAGACGGACAAATTCGATTGGGCTGTTCCTGTAACCAATCGCTCCGCAAACTCTGTTGACATTTCTCGCTGGGGCAGTTCGTGTAACTGCACCGCGGTTCAGCCGTCTTCCCTCCGACTTTCACCAGGCGAGACGAAGACGATCACCGTTCGGCTCGACCTCACGCAGACGCTCTATTACCAGCAAGCCGCCCAACCCGTTGCCGTGAGTTTGTTGCCGATAGTTGCGGAACAGAATTCGCGCCGCTCTTGGCAATTAAGCGGCACCGTCAAACCCCTGCTGCGCAAGCAACCCAATCTGGTCTTCGGGCCGCTCTCGGCTGCTGCCCAACCGTTATCGCCGTTGCAAACAGCGCTCTCGTTCGTCCAACCCATAGAAACCGTCAGCGTCGAATGCGACAGTCCTTATGTGACCGCGGTCGTGGTGCCTAGCCGTGATGATGCCGTGCGAAGCGACGTTCGTGTTGAGTTCCGATTCGCACGCACGATTCCCTTTGGCACGCACCCGTTCAAACTGGCGCTGCGGGGCACATTCTCGTCGCCTCGCAGCGAGTACTCGACGCAACTACAGGGTAATGTCTCGGTTGTGACCGATGTCCAAGCTCAGCCGGCAGAAGCTCTCTTTGCGGCGCGAACCGTTGGCGAAACCTGCGAAGAGGAGATCCGCTTGATTTCCCTAACGGGTAGGCCCTTTCGCATCGAATCGCTGACGCCTCAAGGGGCCGGGCTAACAGTACAGCGCGTGAACGACGAGCCGCGGTTCGTCGTTCGGCAGCAGATCGTTGAGGGAAGCCAAACGAAGAACAGCGTGGTCGCGGTCGTTGTCGTTGAAGGCGGCAAACAAGCTCTGACCGTCCCTGTTATCAGTACCGGCGTCGTCCCGCCCCCCACCGCTCGCAAGGGGACCGAGAAATGA
- a CDS encoding DUF1559 domain-containing protein — protein sequence MRRGYSLVEVLVAVGIMALLMGLILSAVQRVRAVSARTACSNNLRQIALANQSYHQQANAFPAGVVGPDDKMPFSTWLVRLLPHLDQAELWDRTVAAYQHDRSFLHDPPHTGLSRPLAVFACAADSRASTAPVLEDSIGRGLTSYLGVAGRDAGRGDGILFLNSRVKSADVRDGLSSTILIGERPPSPDFHYGWWYGGWGQDLDGDCDSVLGARAVNRQNKYPSCPLGPYPFAPGKLDNSCDSFHFWSLHLGGANFAFADGSVRFLRYSTDDILPALATRAGAETVIVPE from the coding sequence ATGCGTCGCGGATACTCACTTGTCGAAGTCCTGGTTGCGGTCGGAATCATGGCTCTCTTGATGGGCTTGATTCTTTCCGCGGTCCAACGGGTTCGCGCCGTCTCGGCGCGAACCGCTTGCTCAAATAACCTGCGCCAAATCGCTCTGGCTAACCAATCGTACCACCAGCAGGCAAACGCTTTTCCCGCGGGAGTCGTCGGGCCAGACGACAAAATGCCCTTTTCGACTTGGCTCGTTCGATTGTTGCCTCATCTTGACCAAGCCGAACTTTGGGATCGCACTGTCGCGGCCTACCAACACGATCGGTCGTTCCTGCACGACCCGCCGCACACGGGCCTGTCCCGTCCGCTGGCCGTTTTCGCTTGCGCCGCGGACAGTCGCGCTTCGACTGCGCCGGTCCTTGAGGACAGCATCGGTCGCGGGTTGACCTCTTATCTCGGCGTGGCCGGGCGAGATGCCGGCCGCGGCGACGGCATTCTCTTTCTCAATTCGCGCGTCAAGTCTGCTGACGTGCGGGACGGCCTCAGTTCGACGATCCTCATCGGCGAACGGCCGCCGAGCCCGGATTTCCACTACGGCTGGTGGTACGGCGGCTGGGGTCAAGATCTGGACGGCGACTGTGACTCGGTCCTTGGGGCTCGGGCGGTCAACCGCCAAAATAAGTACCCCTCGTGTCCTTTGGGACCGTACCCTTTCGCCCCGGGCAAACTTGACAACTCCTGCGATTCGTTCCATTTCTGGTCACTTCACCTTGGCGGCGCGAATTTCGCTTTCGCTGATGGAAGTGTCCGATTCTTGCGCTACTCCACTGACGACATTCTGCCGGCACTCGCGACCCGCGCTGGCGCCGAAACGGTTATCGTTCCAGAGTAG
- a CDS encoding DEAD/DEAH box helicase produces MLREVQIDIRRQRAKAVKFQIENLGKNRVFSDYRITNPESGGQYTVSVKGFEVGDNSCTCPDFKANTLGTCKHIEAVLDHLKDELPPHLQKKKAAVTRPEIFLHYGEQLQLGAHIPPRHSDKLAKLAHTYFDEKGLWSGRGKYTDLIRDVEAVPEEVTVMSDALEFVDREIERAELLAREQVLVKQLEAGTLDLNLLSVPLYDYQMRGALFLACRGRSILGDDMGLGKTAQTLAAVELLARERGIQRALVVAPASVKYQWESEIRKFTSRPVQVIDGSPEARLDQYAEPTFFRLVNYEQVVRDREAINAWKPDVIVLDEAQRIKNWEAKTSKEVKKLKSRYAIVLTGTPLENKLEELYSIVQFVDERRFGPAFEFLYEHRVLDENGNLKGYRNLDKIREKLAPIFLRRTRGEVLTQLPARTDNTVFVELAAEQRTHYEEQRTTLARLLQKNYLTDLDRKRILACLVNLRTICDSLFLFDRQTRISPKLDEFAELVPELLSDPTPHPQKAEFQSEGSAPVPEKGVGGGSTDHKLVVFSQWETMAMEAAKVLDKLGVGYVLLHGGLPGKERKAVLERFQTDPACKIFLSTDAGGTGLNLQTADTVVNLELPWNPAVLEQRIARVHRMGQNRPVRVINFVTRGTIEEKVLRTVEAKQGLFTGLFAGDADEIPFEAINTGGFLDTMRELVGDESGDKPLSVGTKKRELGTRKPGEGAALAPREPSDRSGLAAPDSMWNGIAQIIEGACAVVANPDAAKQMPSDVRERLETAIRALASNLRPESAN; encoded by the coding sequence ATGCTCCGCGAAGTGCAGATCGACATCCGCCGGCAGCGCGCGAAAGCGGTCAAGTTTCAGATCGAGAACCTGGGCAAGAACCGCGTGTTCTCCGACTACCGAATCACCAACCCGGAGTCCGGCGGGCAGTACACGGTGTCCGTGAAGGGGTTCGAGGTCGGGGACAATTCTTGTACGTGCCCGGACTTCAAAGCGAACACGCTCGGCACCTGTAAGCACATCGAGGCGGTGCTCGATCACCTCAAGGACGAACTCCCGCCGCACCTGCAAAAGAAGAAGGCCGCGGTTACCCGGCCGGAAATCTTCCTCCACTACGGCGAGCAACTCCAACTGGGCGCGCACATCCCGCCGCGCCACTCCGACAAACTCGCGAAACTCGCGCACACGTACTTCGACGAAAAGGGTTTGTGGTCGGGGCGCGGGAAGTACACCGACCTGATTCGCGACGTGGAGGCGGTGCCCGAAGAAGTCACCGTGATGTCCGACGCGCTGGAGTTCGTGGATCGTGAGATCGAGCGCGCGGAGCTACTCGCTCGCGAACAGGTATTGGTGAAGCAACTCGAAGCCGGAACCCTCGACCTGAACCTGCTCTCCGTCCCGCTCTACGACTATCAGATGCGTGGGGCGCTGTTCCTCGCGTGCCGCGGGCGCAGCATCCTCGGCGACGACATGGGGTTGGGCAAAACCGCTCAGACACTCGCCGCGGTCGAACTGCTCGCACGCGAGCGCGGCATCCAAAGGGCGCTCGTGGTCGCGCCCGCGTCGGTGAAGTACCAGTGGGAATCGGAGATCCGGAAGTTCACCTCGCGCCCGGTCCAGGTCATCGACGGCAGCCCGGAAGCGCGCCTCGACCAGTACGCGGAGCCGACGTTCTTCCGCCTCGTGAACTACGAGCAAGTCGTGCGCGACCGTGAGGCGATCAACGCCTGGAAGCCCGACGTGATCGTTCTCGACGAGGCCCAGCGCATCAAGAACTGGGAGGCGAAGACCAGCAAAGAGGTCAAGAAGCTCAAGAGCCGGTACGCGATCGTGCTGACGGGTACGCCGCTCGAAAACAAGCTCGAAGAACTGTACAGTATCGTGCAGTTCGTGGACGAGCGGCGGTTCGGCCCCGCCTTTGAGTTCCTTTACGAGCACCGTGTGCTCGACGAAAACGGGAACCTGAAGGGGTACCGCAACCTCGACAAGATCCGCGAGAAACTCGCGCCGATCTTCCTGCGGCGCACACGCGGCGAGGTGCTCACGCAACTCCCGGCCCGCACCGACAACACAGTATTCGTGGAACTGGCAGCCGAACAGCGCACGCACTACGAGGAACAGCGCACCACCCTCGCACGATTGCTGCAAAAGAACTACCTCACCGATCTCGACCGAAAGCGCATCCTCGCGTGCCTGGTGAACTTGCGCACCATCTGCGACAGCCTGTTTCTCTTCGACCGGCAGACGCGGATTTCGCCCAAACTCGACGAGTTCGCAGAGCTAGTGCCGGAACTGCTCAGCGACCCAACTCCTCATCCTCAGAAGGCCGAGTTTCAGTCTGAAGGTTCCGCGCCTGTTCCCGAGAAGGGCGTTGGGGGCGGTTCCACCGATCACAAACTGGTCGTTTTCTCGCAGTGGGAAACGATGGCGATGGAAGCGGCGAAGGTGTTGGACAAGCTCGGTGTCGGGTATGTGCTGCTGCACGGCGGGTTGCCGGGCAAGGAGCGCAAGGCCGTGCTAGAGCGGTTCCAAACCGACCCCGCGTGCAAAATCTTCCTCAGCACCGACGCGGGCGGCACGGGCCTGAACCTTCAGACCGCCGACACGGTGGTGAATCTCGAACTGCCGTGGAACCCGGCCGTACTCGAACAGCGCATCGCCCGCGTTCACCGGATGGGTCAGAACCGCCCGGTACGGGTGATCAATTTTGTCACACGTGGCACAATCGAAGAGAAGGTGCTGCGCACCGTTGAGGCCAAGCAGGGGCTGTTCACAGGACTGTTCGCGGGCGATGCCGACGAGATCCCGTTTGAGGCGATCAACACCGGCGGGTTCCTCGACACGATGCGCGAACTGGTCGGGGATGAGTCCGGGGACAAACCACTAAGTGTGGGGACCAAGAAACGCGAGTTGGGCACTCGGAAGCCGGGTGAGGGCGCGGCGCTTGCGCCCCGTGAGCCGTCTGATCGGTCGGGGCTTGCGGCTCCGGATTCGATGTGGAACGGGATCGCGCAGATTATCGAAGGGGCGTGCGCGGTCGTCGCGAACCCGGACGCAGCGAAACAAATGCCGTCCGACGTCCGCGAACGTCTCGAAACGGCAATTCGGGCGCTCGCAAGCAATCTTCGGCCGGAATCCGCGAATTAG